In one Niallia taxi genomic region, the following are encoded:
- a CDS encoding DUF979 domain-containing protein, whose translation MHLITLDTLYYLLGIIVAFVAIRVAVDKTHPTRVGSAIFWGIFAITFLFGKQIPPLYVGYLVLIMVIVASIGKVTKSKEEEPDPVEREGHAVRLKNKIFIPAILIPLLTIVGTLTLGKIKFGSVQLVNPENVTLIALGLATIIAFVAAQRITRAKAVVPINEGSRLLQAVGWAVILPQMLAALGGIFSKAGVGDVVSGIVGDLLPTNYAFVAVAAYCIGMLLFTMIMGNAFAAFAVITGGIGLPLIVQLHGGNPAIMAALGMFAGYCGTLMTPMAANFNIVPTMLLNLKDKNAVIKAQVPIAIPVFIINMLLMYFLVYHF comes from the coding sequence ATGCATTTAATAACACTTGATACGCTTTATTACTTATTAGGCATTATAGTAGCCTTTGTTGCTATTCGTGTAGCAGTTGATAAAACTCATCCAACTCGTGTTGGCTCTGCTATTTTCTGGGGCATTTTTGCGATAACCTTCTTGTTTGGCAAGCAGATTCCGCCTCTTTACGTTGGCTATCTTGTTTTGATTATGGTAATAGTTGCTTCTATTGGAAAGGTAACAAAGTCCAAGGAAGAGGAACCAGATCCTGTTGAAAGGGAAGGACATGCGGTGAGGCTGAAAAATAAAATTTTCATTCCTGCTATCCTGATTCCATTGTTAACGATTGTTGGCACACTTACACTTGGGAAAATTAAATTTGGTTCTGTACAGCTTGTAAATCCTGAGAATGTTACATTGATAGCTCTTGGTCTTGCTACGATTATTGCTTTTGTAGCAGCACAGCGTATTACGAGAGCAAAGGCAGTTGTTCCTATAAATGAAGGCAGCCGTCTATTACAAGCCGTTGGCTGGGCTGTTATCCTGCCACAGATGCTTGCGGCACTTGGAGGCATTTTCTCAAAGGCTGGAGTTGGAGATGTAGTATCAGGTATTGTAGGGGATCTATTGCCAACAAATTATGCCTTTGTAGCAGTAGCAGCCTATTGTATTGGGATGCTGTTGTTCACAATGATTATGGGTAATGCATTTGCTGCGTTTGCTGTTATAACGGGAGGGATTGGTCTGCCTCTTATTGTTCAACTTCATGGAGGTAACCCTGCAATTATGGCAGCACTCGGCATGTTTGCTGGTTATTGTGGAACGTTAATGACACCAATGGCAGCAAACTTTAACATCGTTCCAACGATGCTATTGAATTTAAAGGACAAAAACGCAGTAATAAAGGCGCAAGTCCCAATTGCTATTCCTGTATTTATAATTAATATGCTGTTAATGTATTTTCTAGTGTATCACTTTTAA
- a CDS encoding LamB/YcsF family protein, translating to MYKIDLNCDLGESFGAYSLGMDEDILRFVTSANIACGFHAGDPSVMQKTVKLALKNNVQIGAHPGLPDLVGFGRRNMNITPQEAHDMVIYQIGALAGFVKSEGTRMQHVKPHGALYNMAAKDSKLAIAIAEAVYKVDSELILFGLAGSELVRAGEKIGLQTANEVFSDRTYQADGTLTPRTEPDALIHDKKQAVGQVVRMIKEGQVLSRQHVDVPVKANTVCIHGDGAAALAFAQQIKETLELSGIEIAAFRS from the coding sequence TTGTATAAAATTGATTTGAACTGTGATTTAGGAGAAAGTTTTGGAGCGTATTCGCTAGGAATGGATGAAGATATTCTGCGCTTCGTTACATCTGCAAACATTGCCTGTGGCTTTCATGCAGGTGACCCATCCGTAATGCAGAAAACCGTTAAGCTGGCACTTAAAAATAATGTTCAGATTGGGGCACATCCAGGTCTTCCTGATTTAGTAGGATTCGGGCGTAGAAATATGAACATTACGCCACAGGAAGCACATGATATGGTCATTTATCAAATTGGTGCATTAGCTGGCTTTGTCAAATCAGAGGGCACCAGAATGCAGCACGTCAAACCACATGGTGCCTTGTACAATATGGCAGCTAAGGACAGCAAACTTGCAATCGCAATTGCAGAAGCTGTCTACAAAGTAGATTCTGAGTTGATTTTATTTGGGCTTGCAGGCAGCGAGTTAGTTCGTGCTGGAGAAAAAATCGGCTTACAAACAGCAAATGAAGTTTTTTCTGATCGTACTTATCAAGCTGACGGCACATTAACACCAAGAACAGAGCCAGATGCTCTTATACATGACAAAAAACAAGCAGTTGGACAAGTAGTTCGCATGATAAAGGAAGGACAGGTTCTTTCAAGACAACATGTAGACGTACCTGTAAAAGCTAACACTGTCTGCATACACGGCGATGGAGCGGCAGC
- a CDS encoding DUF969 domain-containing protein translates to MIKLIGILVVALGFAFRFNTLLVVTVAGITTGLVAGYSFNEIITLFGLFFIDNRYMSLPIILTLPVIGILERYGLKERAESLIKKAKNATTGRVLLTYLFIREGSAAIGLNIGGHAQTVRPLVAPMAEGAAAARYGELPEKTKNDIKAHSAAAENTGWFFGEDIFIATGAILLMKGFFDSVGIHVGVWDMALWGIPTAITALIVSWFRFNRLDKRIAREAGGSGNSSSLPKKNDKEEGVL, encoded by the coding sequence ATGATAAAGCTAATCGGAATTCTTGTTGTAGCACTTGGCTTTGCATTTCGCTTTAATACTTTGCTTGTTGTTACGGTAGCAGGCATCACAACTGGCCTTGTGGCTGGATATTCTTTTAATGAAATCATAACGTTATTTGGACTGTTTTTTATTGATAACCGTTATATGTCCTTACCAATAATTCTTACATTGCCGGTCATCGGAATTTTAGAGCGCTACGGATTAAAGGAGCGGGCAGAATCTTTAATCAAAAAGGCGAAAAATGCAACAACAGGACGTGTGCTGTTGACATATTTATTCATCAGGGAAGGCTCTGCAGCAATTGGTCTTAACATTGGAGGACATGCACAAACAGTTCGTCCTCTTGTTGCCCCAATGGCTGAAGGAGCAGCTGCGGCACGTTACGGGGAGCTGCCGGAGAAAACAAAAAATGATATTAAGGCACATTCTGCTGCTGCCGAAAACACAGGTTGGTTTTTCGGTGAGGATATCTTTATCGCGACAGGTGCGATCTTGCTTATGAAGGGCTTCTTTGATTCGGTTGGCATTCATGTAGGTGTCTGGGATATGGCGCTTTGGGGAATTCCTACTGCAATAACTGCTTTAATTGTCAGCTGGTTCCGTTTTAACCGTCTAGATAAACGGATTGCTAGAGAAGCTGGTGGAAGCGGGAATTCAAGCAGCTTACCAAAAAAGAATGATAAAGAAGAGGGGGTTCTGTAA
- the pcp gene encoding pyroglutamyl-peptidase I, translating into MQKILLTGFDPFGGEETNPALESVKKLNGVHVGDYVIVSKELPTVFNDSITRLKEYVKELEPALIICVGQAGGRPDVTIERIAINVNDARIADNKGQQPIDTAVVEGGPAAYWSTLPIKAIVKAMRENGVPASVSQTAGTFVCNHIFYGLMHLLAQAGNKIRGGFIHIPFLPSQAAVHPNQPSMALETIVKGLQTAVETAIANEKDIKEVGGQTH; encoded by the coding sequence GTGCAGAAGATTTTACTGACAGGCTTTGATCCGTTTGGAGGAGAAGAAACAAATCCAGCGTTGGAATCTGTGAAGAAGCTCAATGGGGTACATGTTGGTGATTATGTAATCGTATCAAAGGAACTTCCAACAGTGTTTAATGACTCAATTACAAGATTAAAAGAATACGTGAAGGAGCTCGAACCAGCGCTTATCATTTGTGTTGGCCAAGCGGGCGGCCGTCCAGATGTAACGATTGAGCGAATTGCCATTAATGTCAATGACGCAAGGATTGCTGATAATAAAGGTCAGCAGCCAATCGACACAGCTGTTGTTGAGGGTGGTCCGGCAGCTTACTGGTCAACCCTGCCTATTAAAGCGATTGTTAAAGCAATGCGGGAAAATGGCGTGCCTGCTTCTGTTTCTCAAACTGCCGGCACCTTTGTATGTAACCATATTTTCTATGGTTTGATGCACTTGCTCGCGCAAGCAGGAAACAAGATTAGGGGAGGATTTATTCATATCCCATTTCTCCCAAGTCAGGCAGCAGTACATCCTAATCAGCCGAGCATGGCGCTTGAAACGATTGTTAAAGGCCTGCAAACAGCTGTTGAAACAGCGATTGCCAATGAAAAAGACATAAAGGAAGTAGGCGGCCAGACACATTAA
- the pxpB gene encoding 5-oxoprolinase subunit PxpB: MGQNIIGSLRHINIKPLGDSAIIVQFGTDISPEVHLKVKAFSDQLDKDPFCGFVEYVPAFTSVTVFYHPLTVYQMYKGEGSNEKLSPYKIVHSIIEKRLEKLQAPQASEQRVVEIPVCYDGELGPDLQAVADYHYLSPAEVIEIHSKAEYLVFMIGFAPGFPYLGGMSEQIATPRHTSPRLSIPAGSVGIAGMQTGVYPISTPGGWQIIGRTPVDLFYPDRNPPSLLQSGDIVRFKPISIEEYNGYKESLV; encoded by the coding sequence ATGGGACAAAATATCATTGGTAGTTTAAGACACATAAACATAAAGCCGCTTGGAGATTCAGCGATAATTGTCCAATTCGGTACGGACATTAGTCCAGAGGTGCACTTAAAGGTAAAAGCGTTTTCGGATCAGCTTGATAAAGATCCTTTTTGTGGTTTTGTTGAGTATGTTCCCGCCTTTACAAGTGTAACTGTCTTTTATCACCCATTAACTGTTTACCAAATGTACAAAGGCGAGGGAAGCAATGAAAAGCTGTCACCATATAAAATCGTCCATTCTATCATAGAGAAAAGGCTAGAGAAATTACAAGCACCACAAGCCAGTGAACAAAGGGTAGTTGAAATCCCAGTATGCTATGACGGGGAGCTTGGTCCCGACTTGCAGGCAGTGGCGGATTACCATTATCTGTCACCGGCGGAAGTAATTGAAATCCATTCAAAAGCGGAATATCTCGTTTTTATGATTGGTTTTGCACCTGGTTTTCCTTATTTGGGAGGAATGTCAGAACAGATTGCAACACCTCGTCACACATCACCAAGATTATCAATACCAGCAGGATCTGTCGGCATTGCCGGCATGCAAACAGGGGTATATCCAATTTCGACTCCAGGAGGCTGGCAAATTATTGGACGTACGCCTGTCGATCTCTTTTATCCGGATAGAAATCCTCCAAGCCTTCTCCAATCAGGTGATATTGTCAGATTCAAGCCGATTTCGATTGAAGAATATAACGGGTATAAGGAGTCGTTAGTATGA